One Glycine max cultivar Williams 82 chromosome 4, Glycine_max_v4.0, whole genome shotgun sequence DNA segment encodes these proteins:
- the LOC102665113 gene encoding FKBP12-interacting protein of 37 kDa-like, which yields MEDWGNSLHRILEEDSEDTTSIKMFLLNLVEEKDKKVKELQDNIAAVNFTPQSKMGEMLMAKCTTLVEENEEIGNQASEGKMHELEMKISMQKYQNAELRSQFEGLKNHMDGLTNDVDKSNEMVKKRVVDPKTSQSTRKIKHPNSLLGVVHVLVSKSKVNVIDVVGRFPDDDTNDIDDYRQGMI from the exons ATGGAGGATTGGGGGAATTCtctccaccgaatccttgaggaggattctgaggatACCACTTCGATTAAgatgttcctcttg AATTTAGTTgaagaaaaggataaaaaggTAAAGGAGTTGCAAGATAACATTGCTGCTGTAAACTTTACTCCCCAAAGCAAGATGGGGGAGATGTTGATGGCTAAGTGTACAACCCTAGTTGAGGAAAATGAGGAGATTGGGAATCAAGCTTCTGAGGGCAAG ATGCATGAATTAGAAATGAAAATTTCAAtgcaaaaatatcaaaatgcaGAACTTAGAAGTCAATTTGAAG GGTTGAAAAACCATATGGATGGATTGACAAATGATGTGGATAAATCCAATGAAATG GTAAAGAAGAGAGTAGTTGATCCTAAAACTAGCCAATCAACTAGGAAGATTAAGCACCCTAATTCTTTACTTGGAGTTGTACATGTTTTAGTGAGCAAGTCTAAAGTGAATGTCATTGATGTTGTTGGGCGTTTCCCAGATGATGACACCAATGACATAGATGACTATCGGCAGGGAATGATATGA